A region of the Carettochelys insculpta isolate YL-2023 chromosome 11, ASM3395843v1, whole genome shotgun sequence genome:
AACACAAGAGATGAGCCCAGTTTCATTTTAGGGACCAACTACCATGTTGCAAAAACATAACTCATTCTGGTTTGTTACAAGTCACAAAAGTGTAATACTAGAGAAATACTACAGTATAGAATATCTAGACTTCTTCCAACACTGGTTTTTAAAATGGCTTTATTTGTTGCACTTCGTTGTCATTTGTGCAAATCTGCCCATAtgtagactagagggttttgtcaacataacagccattttgtcgacaaaacctatGGAGTATCCAACTTCTCAAGGGCTTCCTGTTGACAGCAattcaacagaacacagcacttttgtcaacagctgtaccctgctcgccACAAGGAGGAAGGCCTccatcaacagagatctgttgacaaaaagctggtctggatgttctgggtgCCCTTCTGTTAACTGAAAGGGCTTcctggacaccaggcagccctgtctgctgtgcctctggttggccattttgccgatagagtggctggacagtctggctgctctctgctgaccgAGCATATCTCTCTTATGATTCAGTTTGGTGGTCTGGccgacaaaaacttctgatgATAAAgttccctctagtctagacatctCACTTTTGTTTCACACAAAGCCTACAAGAACATAAATCACTGAATTGCCAAACAGTGGCTGTATTTCTGAGGTAAGCTAAAGAAGCTGTGTACCTGGCACTGTAATTTAGATAGTGTGATATGCTTATCTTGGATAACTACTCTTTTTTCTGCATACAGAATTCAGAACCCCTGCTAAGATTTGTTCCAGGGAATATGCTGAGTAAAATATAACAAAAGCCCCGGGGGCTGAAATAAATGACTTAATATTTTAACAGTCCGGAAAGTAGTAGTATTTTAACCATGGGAAAGAGAGCCTTTGGGAGACTAATTTTTATTAGTTAAATTACAGATGCACTCTATCAACTCAACCCATTGAATATTTTGACAAGTTCCACATATTGCTACTGGCTTAAAAGACTAGTTTAGTTTTCTGTAACTAATACCATCTTCCACCTCTTATCTAGCAGTAATAGGCATTTACTGATTGTCAGTGGAATTAAACGTATGTGCTTTAATATAGATCCAATGGACCAGATCCTTATCTGCCCCAGTGCTGCTTCTAACATAGATGGATGCTTCTAGCACAGACCATCCATGCAATTTCCTGCTCTTGGAAGGACTGGGAATTGTGCCTCCATTTAGAACAGCCTCAAGGTGGCCTTTGAGGTGCGTGCAGCTGCAGAGGCTTAATTTGTCCTGGGGATTCCCCTTTATGCTAAACGTCTCTTTCAGACGGATCATAAATGCTGTTTTCCCCCTGCGTTGGGTATGCTGAGAAACTCACCCAATGATTTGATGGTCCTAAAGAAATGAGGTCACAGCACAAAAAGAGAGATACTGTGGAAAGAAATAAGTCTCTGCTCGTGGTGGTAATTCCTGaattaaaaatacacttttgAGGTACATGTATGTTCGTGTAGTTTAGTGATTACCTGTGGCATGCTCTGTTTATCAATGGATGGTAGTGAGAATTTGGAGACTTAACTATTTGTTACTAATTCGCTAATTAGACATAGATTGTTAATTATAtacatttcaatttaaaaagaaagtgTGCATAGAACTTTAAACATTTCTAGTAACCAAAGTGCAGCATTTTAAAGTTATTCTTGCACATACTCACTTAAAAATAAtctgttaaaggaaaaaaaaactgagtgGAGATTAGTTCTACATTAGTTCTTGTTTGTTGAATGAATAAAGCAACtctgtgtaggcacagccttctGCACATAAATCAAATCTCATCTTTAAGATTCCTGCACATATGAGTTAAGGCAATCAATGGATCCTGAATAACAGTTGTGTTACAGAGTACAAACAGAAGACCCAGAGCATTGTCATATGGGCTGCTGCATTTTACAGTGCCGATATATAGACCTCTACATAGTAAACCAAGGAAATAGTTATATCACATTCAAGCATCAATGCTTATTTTAGAGAAAATAGGATTATCTTGTTCTTTTGATTTCTCAAAGTCTGTCTAGCTCCCACAGCAATTAGTGCCGCGTCATCCTTTAATGTTTAATACCTTTCACTGCCTATCCTGAATATGAAACAGACAAACTTAaaaaattttaaacattttggaaTTGTGATTTTTTCTTTTATCTAATCATCTTGGAGTTTAGCGTTGCTCAGAACAAAGCGTTGTAATGCCATTCAAAAGCAGAAGGAGAACTTCTAACTTGCACAAAAGAAAAGTACTGCTTTTACATGGAATAACTCATAGATTTATACATGGAGGAACTTAAAAGCAGGTGGAAATATGGCCAAACGACTTTGTGCTTCTTCTAAATTACATATAAACTTCATATTTTCTTTTACCATGATATTGTGTATTTCTGTGTTTTAAGTTTTAACCCAGTGTCAGGGCAGTCCCAAACTGAAGTCCCTGTTTCAATGATTAATAATTTACTAGAGGCCCAgttgcagctccacttgcaagcagaagttgagCTGGAAGAAAGtgctagacagaaacttgttgtagAGCACATCCAAAGTGCatgggctgggcccagggctggcctggggtgtgtgtgttccATTGGGGGGCTAGGCCAGACCCCACACTGGCCAGGAGAGGGGTGGGTCTGGcatgggggggggctgtgttggcgggtctgggccaggccctgctctggccggaggaggggctggggctggagctggggctggggctggcacagtgtagGTGGTGagacatggtagaaccttgcccagacagactgacacagcaCAAATTATATATATGATACAAAGAAAAACAGATTCACTGTGAGACACTGAGACCTGGTGGGCACCCACCTGTGGGGTTCAATCCCTTTTTCCAATGTGGGAATTCAGACGTGGTTCCCGCATACCAGGTGactgccctaaccactgggctaaaagCAGTAAGGCACCACAACTGTTACATTTGCCTCctctaagtcttttttttttaaatgagcatttaaaaaaatggaaatgaagtgtTTTTAATCAAACTACATGTTATGTTTGATTCATCAATATTATTCTTTAATTTTTGGATTCAGTTCAACCAAGCAGAATTTTTGATGTTCTTGAACTTCCAGATgtctgaaaaatcagttatttgctGACCTCTAGTCCAGAGCAGAGGTTGAATTAAGTATATTCTTAAGTGCTTTCTGATATCAGGGCCATAGTCATTAGAACAGGTCAAATATATATAAAGTCAATTTTTTACTATTTTATCTaataaagaaaattacttacctCTGTATAAAAAGCTTTCCAACCACAGTTTAAGGCCAATGACATGACAAGTGCATTGCCAGGGATTATTTCTGAAAAGAACAACTTTCAGGTTTGGAAGGGATTCCAGCAGAACTCGGTCCAGTCTCTGAAGCTTATTATACTTAACAGACAATAAAGATATATTTCCTGTATTATTTCCTAGAGTTTCAGGCAAATTTGATATACTGTTGGATgacaaatccagttcttttaaTTGAGGGAGCGAACTGAAAGTCTTGTTGTCTAAGTAACGAAGCAAGTTTTTGGTCAGGTTTAGAACCTGTAAGTGTTGTAGTCCCTGGAAAGCACCAGATGACAAATTTGAAAGAGAATTATTTGACAAGTCCAAAATTTTGAGAAAAGGTGTTTCATTGAATGCATTTTGATTGATTCTCCAAATCTGGTTATTCTGCAGTTGTAATATTAGAGTTTCAGAAAGTAAGTGGGAGGGAATTTCAACAAGTCCTTGATTCCTGCAGTCCACTGTCTTTGAAGATTGATCACATAGGCACTTTTCAGGGCATCCACATACCATATGTATTAGCACAATGATACTCAAAACCAAAAGCAAGTCACCTGTACAAGGAGTAAAAGAAGTGATAATTTGATGAAACTCatttataatttttgttttgatagtatgtacaTTGGTAGCATAGCCAAAGATGTACATGTTGAAATAGACAATAAAGCACACTGTTTCACAGTTCAGTATATCAGTATAGTATAAATGAACTCCAGATAAAAATTTATTAACCTCATTTAATGTAGACTAAAATAACTTTTCTCTACTTTTAAACAGAGTTACTTTCCGTTGCTTTATCttacaggtaaataacttttaaaaagctTAGACATCAACCCCCTTGCCATAAAGATAAGGTGAATTTCTAGCTGCTGCATACCAATAGGAATGAAACCCTCCCATAGGATTCCCCAGGATATTGTAATATTTATATTTCTCTGGTGATGGTGATTCTGAGGCACTGGATGTTAAAGTTGCAAGCACAGTTCTCTTTAGTCACTTTTTAGTTACATGCTGCACCTTATGGAATTAAACTTTCCTTTTTTTAGAGAAAACATATCCTTCTAAGGGTTCCCTAAAgaaaattttacagacctctccaGTAAGTGAGATGTTTTTAAGGTCCGTTCTTTAAAATATCAACCCCTGTTTATGCTTCttaattgaaatccccttatctaAATGCCAGCTGTACTTCCCAAAGATTTGAACATCTATCCACTAAGCAAACATTTGCCAAGTAGAGTTGTTAAAATGATAAATGAGGTCACAGGAGTGTTCActgatatttaatatttaaaattattacCTACTCCCATGGCTTCTGACAGGGGTCAAGTTGGCTTTGACtgaaataataatattttgtgCCTGTCATATGTGGTAAATGGTATTCTTTTAAAATCATCATGCTGCCTAAAGCTATGCTGATATGCATACAATGGAATAATAAAGATAAGTTAGAGAGTTTTGGATGTTGATCCCGTATGAATTATTTTGGCTCTGGAGAAACAGAGCAGTAGATTGATAAATCCTCTTTGATATTGTGTTGCATCAAATCATTAATATtctctatttcaaagtagaagAGCTCCTCACCCATTGTTACTTAAaagctttggaaaataaaagataCAGTGCATATTGACTTCTAGAGCTCAAATATCAATTAGTAAGAAGGAAAGCTATCTTAAAAGAACAACAGAAGGAGATTTCAGTAATGAACgcattaaatttgtaaatgaatggtTTGGATTTCTGTGACAACAGTTCGCCTTGCAAACCACTTATTATTTAACAATTGAAAGGAAATGTAGTTGAAAATTTTGCTATAATGCCTGAATTTTGTGTTCATTCAAGCAAAATAAGAAACACATTCTCTAGCATTGTGGTATTTTACAACAGTTAGCTTCAGAAACATGAAAAACAACTTAAACAGTAACTTCCACtgtaaagtaaaaaaataaacactGGTTGGCAAAGTCAATATTTCTCTACAAAACAAAATTCCTTCACTATAGGTTTAATAATTAAATTGCAGCTTACCTTTCATGGTTGTTCACACGTTGTCCTGCTTGTATAAGGTTTAATCCAAGTTTAGTAAGAAGACAGTAACTTATGCTGGATTGCAACTGGAAGTGTGCTTCTGGACTATGTTGTAATCTTTATGCCTTTATGCCTTCATTTAAAAAAGTTAACAAAGGAGCTCAATTAATTGTTCTAGAGAGTAACTCCTTCAGCTTTGGTTGTTAATGCATTCATTTATTTCCTCTGtcatatttttgttgttgttttcttttgtttcgtACTGTCCATCTATTACTCTCAGAGATTGTCTTACTCAGGTCATGCATAGAGTGTCTGACAACTGGACAGCTGTCGCGTACATATCATGACCCGGTAGCCTACCCTCGTCTATTATTTAATGTGCTTCAAATCCAAGGCACAAAAATaaagctgccttttaaaaatccagtgtTCTTTCTGAATTCTATAGGATTATTAGCCATGTTATGTCAATTCTTCAAGATCAGATGACTCTGATCATGGATTCTGGTTTTCCTGAGTTATGATTGGAGGCAATGGAGTGTGTAATATTACTAGGAACAGGCCTGTGTGTTGATGGCATGGTTTTGACAGTGCACTTGTTTGCTCTTATTCTTCTTACATACAAAGGGATTAGCTGTGCTGACAGGATTTTGTTGCATGGGAACACAAAGCTGGTGCCTTCTTCAGTGATTATAGCAAACATACTTGTATAGATACTAAAAATATCAGACTGCTTTTTTTCTCAATTGTTTTCATAGTTTAAATGACATTTGGTTGAAAATTTATATTTCACTTGATAATATGTTGGCGTATCTCACTTGTTAACTTCCTTAGAAATAAAATAGCACTTTCACTCTGTAGCAATTGTAATAGCAAAAGCATAATGGCCCTTGACTGCTATATAATTAAAACTACAATAATATAGTCAGAAGAGTGTGAAATCTGGTATAATGAGATCCTTTAAGGTACTTACTTTTATGCATTTGGTTAATTTTGTTATGAAGATAGCCTTGAAAATGCCCCATCAAAAATGTCAGACGTCTTCAAATGCCAACCCTCTCAGGTACATTGTTAtagccaaattctgcctttggGTACACACAAACAGCTAGCAATGAACTGAACTGTGACTTTATTTGTGAAACTATGTGATGATGCAGAATGAGCTTCCACTTCATGTTTTGCTAAGTGATTTCATTAGCTTGAGTCTTCAGGAGATTGACAGCCAAATTCTGCCTTATATTATTTATAATATAATTTATATACTATTTTATTCTTCCCCAGTTATAGTCTATAAATATAAATAGGGTTGTCATGTGAAGGAAGCACAGCACTCCATTTCATTCCCTACTTCTCCCAGAAAGCCTCTAAAACTAAGTTTATACTCTATTTAGAGTTGCAGGGACAAACACTTGATCAGTAGCATGGGTCTTGCAATACGCCGTGAAAGGGGTAAGATTTGGACTCAGTCATGATTGTTTCACAGGCTGCATCTGCAACCCAGACTGTTCACCAAGAAAGCTTTGACCAAGGCCTGTTTTATGTGCACACTAGACTCTTTCATTTGAAATACCCTGATAAATGCTGTCCAGACACAGAGAGCACACAGTGGACATAGATATGGACACAGCTCCCAGCCCAAATTAGGGCtttgtggcagaggcagcaggatgTTGGATTGAATGGGGGCCTACTGTAGATTGCAGAACACTTGTGCAGTATATTCTTGTCAGTCTTTCATCTGCAGGAAGTGGAACACTGTAgactgtttgcttgtttttgtagCCTTATGGACATCCCAAGATAGGCATTATGCTGATCTTATCTGTTGTTGACAAATGCAGAAATTCATGAGATCAGCTCCTCTTCCATTAGAAGGGACACTTCTGGGCTACATGTGTGCTGAAATTGCAGGTTTAGCTTAGTAGGTCATTCAGGAGCAGAGACTAGTCCAACAGTTCATACATTGCTGAATCTACAGTTGATTCCAGTGGGAGTTGCATATGCATGCACAAAGATAGAATTTGACCCAGAGTTTGAAGAAGAGGCTTGATAATGCAGATTCATTTTCAAAGAGGAGTTTTTGCAGTTTCCCACACCTCGCCACAAATCATGGAAACTTTCAACTGTGATAACTAAATAGAAACTTATTTGGGGGAGGTGaggaaaaattagaaaaatgaGAAATGCATAATATTTTGTTACTATCTggaaatgctttgctgaactgtgTCTGAAACTAGTCAAAAGAACTGAAGGAAAGCTGAACAGTGACTGAAAATGTAGAGCTATTGACCCTCTGTAAAGTAATCATGCCTTTTCATCCAGAAAACGGTACAGTTACCACTTCAGATGACAGACAGTACAGTTTCTTATTCTCTTGATGAATGACACATCATGTTGGTTTGAGATGAAAGACTTATAGTGGAAGAAGAATCCCATGAACGAGAGTCACATGTCACCACAGTAACATTTAAATGCTCTGACTTTCCAACTGTGTTGAATTTAAAGGCCAGGAGTAGATTACTTTACATTCATACCAAGCTATATAAAAGGTTAAAACAAAACCTTCCAAACCTTAGTGCTCCTTATCCCTCCCCTACCAATGCATACAGGAATAGAAGTAAATATTAGGTTTAATAGTGACTCATTTTATTTAGGATTGATGTAGGTATAAGTGGATTTACCACAAGCCACTGTGATAATTTCAGCAGTCCTGCCAGCAACAAGTGTTCCATGAATCTGATAATTATGTTTTCCTTTTGGAAGCTACAGCAGTTGGGAAGCCTGTGGCCTTAAGAGTTGCCTCACTCCAGTTCACGGAGGACAGTCCTCTGTCCTTGACATAGCCCATTGCTTACATCAATGATGACTGATATTAGGCCCCCTTTAGCAACTCCTGACCTTGTTAAGGGCATACTAACTGTTTGTATTGTTCTTCCGTGCTATGTGTCTATATTCTTTCACACTTTAATTCTCCATAGGTTTTAATAAAGTTTTCTGTGGGCCGATGAATTCAATGGTATGTGTGTGTCAAGAAAAAAGGCTTGTGATTCAGATAATtaatgagagagagaaggagagagagggaatAAATATAAATGAGTGTGCGCTATCCAGGAATATTTACTGAGCTCTTGCAGCACTTTGTGTAAACTAACAGGAGCTGTAAAGAATGTCTCTCAACTGGCTTACACTCTTTCTGGGTAATCCGTTGCAGCTAGAATTGTGTTATTTTTAGCACTCAACAAATTGAAAAGATGTTCACAGGGCAAGGTCATTGAAAGTTAAGCATGGTGTGAGGTTCATTTCCAACAATAACACAGAGCTTGTTCTATGTTCTCTGTATTGTGATATAAGAAGCTATTGCTTTTTTCATTGAATCTTCATGATCATTTTAACTGTGGAAACCTGTGATTAAATCTGTTAATTCAACTTTTGTGTATGTTGGGGTGGTTTCATCCTTTTATATAAAGCACTGAAGGTATGTGTTTGTAAACAGAATTTTTCCCACCCAGGAATACATATCCTATTCCTGTTTGTTAGTAATAATGCCTTGGATATGGGAAAAAAGTCCGTTAAAAATTCAGGTGTTTGACAAATGTAGAGATTTGCCCAAAACAGAGTAACCATGAAATCTGCTTTACTTCTGGGCACCAGAACATTGAcatcttcttttgtttttttgctgtcACATAGCAACCATTGCTGTGACCCCTtaaggcatgggtgtccaaccttttggcttgcctgggctgcattgagtgaagaggaattgtcttgggccgcatataaaatatataatatagttaatgtatataaatcacctaataatgttaaaagtttacgatcttgtggggccgcattactagctgtccaggactgcatgtgggccacaggctgcgggttggacacg
Encoded here:
- the LRTM1 gene encoding leucine-rich repeat and transmembrane domain-containing protein 1, with the translated sequence MKGDLLLVLSIIVLIHMVCGCPEKCLCDQSSKTVDCRNQGLVEIPSHLLSETLILQLQNNQIWRINQNAFNETPFLKILDLSNNSLSNLSSGAFQGLQHLQVLNLTKNLLRYLDNKTFSSLPQLKELDLSSNSISNLPETLGNNTGNISLLSVKYNKLQRLDRVLLESLPNLKVVLFRNNPWQCTCHVIGLKLWLESFLYRGGISDGVLCSTPENRKGKDLLKIPYEMYGACPPTAAHVHLANTDHHNSEYRSSQKMAHHNENGESSHSDCEPKPKPRPVSLRHAIATVVITGVVCGIVCLMMLAAAVYGCTYAAITAKYHREHLAPETEQGSPEEKEPFDSSLA